Proteins co-encoded in one Pseudomonas beijingensis genomic window:
- a CDS encoding MFS transporter, with protein MNPQHRHSWGLAFGLCLITLSVNLQAPLYTTYAQLSGYGAGATAVAFSGYVLGVLPVLLAFGGLADRVGRKPLILVALGLSMLATLVTLLWPNLVALGVARLMMGVGTGLASATSTAYMTELMATGDTRSPANRVTASTSLGFGLGAALTSLFLFVHHSATPGSFWLQLMLAAIAIVVVWRLPDPALKIKDAPLLRLPLFPAGSLPYSFSMLLAWATSGLVIALLPSVLATHDLQRWSGLSTFTVISCGLLFQPWVRRMPPARATGLGLLILPASYALLAWGASAGSLLAVLLGALGASSACYGFLYLGGLSAITAMAGAEKARVSAGFFLFAYVGFSIPVVVTGLLADAFGADVALIVFGLALLAGASVTGWRIVRTEAYGTRLSHC; from the coding sequence TTGAACCCACAGCATCGACATTCCTGGGGACTGGCTTTCGGCCTCTGCCTGATCACCCTCTCGGTCAACCTGCAGGCGCCGCTGTACACCACCTACGCGCAGTTATCCGGCTACGGGGCCGGCGCCACGGCGGTGGCGTTTTCCGGTTATGTGCTGGGGGTGCTGCCGGTCCTGCTGGCGTTCGGTGGGTTGGCCGACCGAGTGGGCCGCAAGCCGTTGATCCTGGTCGCGCTCGGGCTGTCGATGCTGGCGACGCTGGTGACCTTGCTCTGGCCGAACCTGGTGGCGCTGGGCGTGGCACGCTTGATGATGGGGGTCGGCACGGGGCTGGCCTCGGCCACGTCGACTGCCTATATGACCGAGCTCATGGCAACCGGCGATACCCGCTCGCCGGCCAACCGGGTCACTGCCAGCACCTCCCTGGGTTTTGGCCTGGGCGCGGCGTTGACCAGTCTGTTCCTGTTCGTCCATCACAGCGCCACGCCCGGCAGCTTCTGGTTGCAACTGATGTTGGCCGCCATCGCGATTGTCGTGGTCTGGCGGCTCCCGGACCCAGCGCTGAAAATCAAAGACGCGCCGCTGCTGCGCCTGCCATTGTTTCCCGCCGGCAGCCTGCCCTACAGTTTTTCCATGCTGTTGGCCTGGGCGACCTCGGGCCTGGTCATCGCCCTATTGCCGTCTGTACTGGCGACCCACGATTTGCAGCGTTGGTCGGGTCTATCGACCTTCACGGTCATCAGTTGCGGCTTGCTCTTCCAGCCTTGGGTGCGGCGCATGCCGCCGGCCAGGGCCACAGGTCTGGGCCTGTTGATCCTGCCGGCGAGCTACGCGCTGCTGGCTTGGGGCGCGAGCGCCGGCTCCCTGCTCGCCGTGCTGCTGGGGGCATTGGGGGCCAGCAGCGCCTGCTACGGTTTCCTGTACCTCGGTGGTTTGTCAGCTATCACGGCCATGGCCGGGGCGGAGAAAGCCCGGGTCAGCGCCGGGTTCTTCCTGTTCGCCTATGTCGGGTTCAGCATCCCGGTGGTGGTGACCGGGCTGCTGGCTGACGCTTTTGGCGCTGACGTGGCGTTGATCGTGTTCGGCCTGGCGCTGCTGGCGGGGGCGTCGGTCACTGGGTGGCGCATCGTCCGGACAGAGGCTTATGGGACTCGCCTGTCCCACTGCTGA
- a CDS encoding PLP-dependent aminotransferase family protein, producing MDLKIDRNVSEPLIRQLVTHLTGWINAHGIRPGARMPSIRQLARENGLSLSSVIKAYDQLVASGVLESRHGAGFFVAQQLARAVEPVPETDNAPWRLFDNEATQLKLGCGWLPDAWRDDTDLGQAIRQVVRSDNHALFNYSTPLGSPQLRLHLQKRLGLIDIHVDPAQIITTQGASQGLDLLVRTLLKPGDLVLVESPGYYNLFNLLKLHGVKTVAVPRTAQGPDIARLEQLLGEHRPSYFFINSMYQNPTGTSLAPSVAYRLLQLATAHDFRLIEDDIYADFQNGPTSRLASLDALDRVIYLASFSKTLSSSLRIGYVVAQPDIIQRLAEVKMITGIGCSLLAENVVATLLANGAYRKLIQRLRQRLNKQMASTLRQLDPTHWEVFAEPMGGLFVWARPRCLAAQRVQQIARELQVQLSQGSMFLPQGEACDWLRLNVAYTQDVRAQTFFQRVAQESIAVGQQGLGR from the coding sequence GTGGACCTGAAGATTGATCGCAATGTTTCCGAGCCCTTGATCCGGCAGCTCGTGACGCACCTTACGGGCTGGATCAACGCCCATGGCATACGCCCCGGCGCGCGGATGCCGTCCATTCGCCAGTTGGCCCGGGAAAATGGCCTGAGCCTGTCGAGCGTGATCAAGGCCTATGACCAACTGGTTGCCAGCGGGGTGCTGGAGTCTCGGCATGGCGCGGGCTTTTTTGTCGCGCAGCAGTTGGCCCGGGCGGTGGAACCGGTACCTGAAACGGATAACGCGCCGTGGCGGTTGTTCGACAATGAAGCGACGCAGCTCAAGCTCGGTTGCGGCTGGCTGCCCGACGCCTGGCGTGACGACACCGACCTGGGCCAGGCGATCCGCCAGGTGGTGCGCAGCGACAACCACGCGTTGTTCAACTACAGCACCCCGCTGGGCTCGCCTCAGTTGCGCCTGCACCTGCAAAAACGCCTGGGCCTGATCGACATTCACGTCGACCCGGCACAGATCATCACCACCCAAGGCGCCAGCCAGGGCCTCGACCTACTGGTGCGAACCCTGCTCAAGCCCGGTGACCTGGTGCTGGTGGAAAGCCCCGGCTATTACAACCTGTTCAATCTGCTGAAGCTGCACGGGGTCAAGACCGTGGCGGTGCCCAGAACCGCGCAAGGCCCGGACATCGCCCGCCTGGAACAGCTCCTCGGCGAGCACAGGCCCTCGTATTTCTTCATCAACAGCATGTACCAGAACCCCACCGGCACCAGCCTGGCGCCGAGCGTGGCCTATCGTCTGCTGCAACTGGCAACGGCCCACGACTTTCGCCTTATAGAGGACGACATCTACGCCGATTTCCAGAATGGCCCGACGTCCCGCCTGGCCTCCCTGGATGCCCTGGACCGGGTGATCTACCTGGCGAGTTTTTCCAAGACGCTGTCCAGTTCGCTGCGCATCGGTTACGTGGTCGCCCAGCCCGACATCATCCAGCGCCTGGCCGAAGTCAAGATGATTACCGGCATCGGTTGTTCGCTGCTGGCGGAAAACGTGGTGGCGACATTGCTGGCCAACGGTGCTTATCGCAAGCTGATCCAGCGCTTGCGCCAGCGCCTGAACAAGCAGATGGCAAGTACGCTGCGCCAACTGGACCCGACTCACTGGGAGGTGTTTGCCGAGCCGATGGGAGGCTTGTTCGTCTGGGCCAGGCCGCGGTGCCTGGCGGCACAGCGGGTGCAGCAGATCGCCCGGGAGTTGCAGGTCCAACTGTCTCAGGGCTCGATGTTCCTGCCCCAGGGCGAGGCGTGCGATTGGTTGCGGTTGAATGTGGCCTATACCCAGGATGTGCGTGCGCAGACGTTTTTCCAGCGGGTGGCGCAGGAGTCGATTGCGGTGGGGCAGCAGGGTTTGGGGAGATAG
- a CDS encoding GntR family transcriptional regulator: MTLSKFNLPDLGNTPSTSEIITRHLRDAIVAGHFAEDEPIRQDDIARQFNVSKIPVREALKRLEAEGLVMFQRNRGAMVTRISEAELAQMFEVRMLLEDKVLRLAIPNMTEDTFVRAEGICQEFVGEDDVGRWAELNWQLHACLYEPAQRPFMVSLIRSVHDKLERYLRMQMSLSAGKDRADHEHREIIKACRAGDVERAVALLDEHIAGVCETLFKFLPSSH; this comes from the coding sequence GTGACTTTATCCAAGTTCAACCTGCCCGACCTGGGCAACACCCCTTCCACCTCGGAAATCATCACCCGCCACCTGCGCGATGCCATCGTGGCCGGACACTTTGCCGAGGACGAGCCGATTCGCCAGGATGACATCGCCCGCCAGTTCAACGTCAGCAAGATCCCCGTGCGCGAAGCCCTCAAGCGTCTGGAGGCCGAGGGCCTGGTGATGTTCCAGCGCAATCGCGGGGCGATGGTGACGCGCATTTCCGAGGCGGAGCTGGCGCAGATGTTCGAGGTGCGCATGCTCCTGGAAGACAAAGTGCTGCGCCTGGCGATCCCCAACATGACCGAAGACACCTTCGTCCGCGCCGAAGGCATCTGCCAGGAGTTCGTCGGTGAAGACGACGTGGGCCGTTGGGCCGAATTGAACTGGCAACTGCATGCGTGCCTCTACGAGCCGGCGCAACGGCCGTTCATGGTGAGTCTGATTCGCTCGGTCCACGACAAGCTGGAGCGGTACTTGCGCATGCAGATGAGCCTGTCAGCCGGTAAGGACCGTGCCGATCATGAGCACCGGGAAATCATCAAGGCCTGCCGCGCCGGTGATGTCGAACGGGCCGTGGCGCTGCTGGACGAACACATCGCAGGAGTCTGCGAGACCTTGTTCAAGTTCCTGCCTTCCAGCCATTGA
- a CDS encoding 4-hydroxyproline epimerase, producing MKRITVIDSHTGGEPTRLVTDGFPDLGLGSMAERKQRLATEHDAWRTACVLEPRGSDVLVGALLCEPVDPSACAGVIFFNNSGYLGMCGHGTIGLVASLAHLGRIGPGVHSIETPVGTVQATLHEDRSVSVRNVPAYRYRQALALEVPGIGQVVGDVAWGGNWFFLIAEHGQRVAGDNLDALTAYTYAVQQALEQQGFRGEDGGLIDHIELFADDPHADSRNFVLCPGKAYDRSPCGTGTSAKLACLAADGKLQPGQIWRQASVIGSEFEGSYERLGERIVPTIRGRAYISAETTLIIEADDPFAWGIRP from the coding sequence ATGAAACGTATCACTGTGATCGATTCCCACACCGGCGGCGAGCCGACCCGACTGGTCACCGACGGCTTTCCTGACCTGGGCCTGGGCAGCATGGCCGAGCGCAAGCAACGCCTGGCCACGGAGCATGACGCGTGGCGCACCGCCTGCGTGCTGGAACCCCGGGGCAGCGATGTGCTGGTGGGGGCGCTGCTCTGTGAGCCGGTGGACCCAAGCGCCTGTGCCGGCGTGATCTTTTTCAATAACAGTGGCTACCTGGGCATGTGCGGCCACGGCACCATCGGGCTGGTGGCGTCACTGGCCCACCTGGGCAGGATCGGCCCCGGCGTGCACAGTATCGAAACCCCGGTGGGCACGGTACAGGCCACCTTGCACGAAGACCGCTCGGTCAGCGTGCGCAACGTACCGGCCTACCGTTACCGCCAGGCGCTGGCCCTGGAGGTGCCGGGCATCGGCCAGGTAGTCGGCGATGTGGCCTGGGGCGGCAACTGGTTTTTCCTGATCGCCGAACATGGCCAGCGGGTGGCCGGCGATAACCTCGACGCGTTGACCGCCTACACCTACGCCGTGCAGCAAGCCTTGGAGCAGCAGGGGTTTCGCGGCGAGGACGGCGGCCTGATCGATCACATCGAACTGTTTGCCGATGACCCGCACGCCGACAGCCGCAACTTCGTGCTCTGCCCGGGCAAGGCCTATGACCGCTCCCCTTGCGGCACCGGCACCAGCGCCAAACTGGCGTGCCTGGCGGCCGATGGAAAACTGCAACCCGGGCAGATCTGGCGCCAGGCCAGTGTGATTGGCAGCGAGTTCGAGGGCTCCTACGAACGCTTGGGCGAGCGCATCGTGCCGACCATTCGCGGCCGTGCCTACATCAGTGCCGAAACCACCCTGATCATCGAAGCGGATGACCCGTTCGCCTGGGGCATACGTCCGTGA